A genome region from Setaria italica strain Yugu1 chromosome III, Setaria_italica_v2.0, whole genome shotgun sequence includes the following:
- the LOC101763211 gene encoding 2-alkenal reductase (NADP(+)-dependent) yields the protein MSGGGAMAAAGEEVPNKMVILKRYVTGFPSEDDMEVVTGTAHLAVPPGSAAMVVKNLYVSCDPYMRGRMTKHDRPSYVPDFVPGEVLVNFGVGKVMASGHPDFKVGDLVWGMTGWEEYTLVPKPETFFKINHPELPLSYYTGVLGMPGLTAWAGFFDVGKPKKGDYVFVSAASGAVGQLVGQLAKLTGCYVVGSAGSDEKVNLLKTKFGFDEAFNYKKEQDLDAALRRYFPEGIDIYFENVGGQTLEAVLDNMRVHGRIPVCGMISQYNLEQPEGVHNLFQVVAKRLRMEGFMVFDYFNQYYKFEEEMAGYLKEGKVSYVEDVADGLEKAPAALIGLFTGRNVGKQLVAVARE from the exons atgagcggcggcggagcgatggcggcggcgggagaggaggtGCCGAACAAGATGGTGATCCTGAAGCGCTACGTGACGGGGTTCCCGTCGGAGGACGACATGGAGGTGGTCACCGGCACGGCGCACCTGGCCGTGCCGCCGGGGTCGGCGGCCATGGTCGTCAAGAACCTCTACGTCTCCTGCGACCCCTACATGCGTGGCCGCATGACCAAGCACGACCGCCCCAGCTACGTCCCGGACTTCGTCCCCGGGGAG gttttggttaactttgGTGTCGGCAAGGTGATGGCATCTGGGCATCCGGATTTCAAGGTTGGGGATCTTGTGTGGGGCATGACTGGATGGGAGGAGTACACTCTCGTCCCTAAACCGGAAACGTTTTTCAAGATCAATCACCCTGAACTGCCTCTGTCGTACTACACAGGTGTTCTTG GCATGCCCGGCCTTACTGCTTGGGCTGGATTTTTCGATGTGGGCAAGCCTAAGAAAGGTGATTACGTCTTTGTGTCGGCTGCATCAGGCGCCGTTGGTCAGCTTGTTGGGCAGCTTGCTAAGCTCACGGGCTGTTATGTGGTTGGCAGTGCTGGTTCTGACGAGAAG GTTAACCTTCTGAAAACCAAGTTTGGCTTCGATGAGGCATTCAACTACAAGAAAGAGCAGGACCTCGATGCCGCCTTGAGGAG GTACTTCCCTGAGGGCATCGACATCTACTTCGAGAATGTGGGTGGCCAAACACTAGAGGCCGTGCTGGACAACATGCGCGTGCACGGGCGGATCCCCGTGTGCGGTATGATCTCGCAGTACAACCTTGAGCAGCCGGAGGGCGTGCACAACCTCTTCCAGGTCGTCGCCAAGCGCCTGCGCATGGAGGGCTTCATGGTCTTCGACTACTTCAACCAGTACTACAAGTTCGAGGAGGAGATGGCAGGGTACCTCAAGGAGGGGAAGGTCAGCTACGTCGAGGACGTCGCTGACGGGCTGGagaaggcgccggcggcgctcaTTGGGCTCTTCACCGGGCGCAACGTCGGCAAGCAACTGGTTGCCGTCGCACGGGAGTGA
- the LOC101763616 gene encoding 2-alkenal reductase (NADP(+)-dependent), which produces MAAAAAAAGTEEVPNRRVILKRHVTGFPAEDDMEVVAGAARLAVPPGSAAVVLKNLYLSCDPYMRGRMSKHDRPSYVPDFVPGEVLAGHGVSKVVASGHPDFKVGDHVWGITGWEEYTLIPNPGSLSKINHPEMPLSYYTGALGMPGLSAYAGFYDVAKPKKGDYVFVSAAAGAVGQIVGQLAKFTGCYVVGSAGSDEKVNLLKTKFGFDEAFNYKKEQDLNAALQRYFPEGIDIYFENVGGTMLEAVLLNMRVHGRITVCGMISQYNLEQPEGVRNLLSLITKRVRMEGFLVSDYLGEYHRFEEEMVSYLKDAKIAYVEDVAEGLENAPAALIGLFAGRNVGKQLVAVTRE; this is translated from the exons atggctgcggcggcggcggcggccgggaccgAGGAGGTGCCGAACCGGCGGGTCATCCTGAAGCGGCACGTCACGGGCTTCCCCGCCGAGGACGACATGGAGGTcgtggccggcgccgcgcgcctcgccgtgccgccggggtcggcggcggtggtgctcaAGAACTTGTACCTGTCCTGTGACCCCTACATGCGCGGCCGGATGAGCAAGCACGACCGGCCCAGCTACGTCCCCGACTTCGTCCCAGGGGAG GTTTTGGCTGGCCACGGTGTGAGCAAAGTGGTAGCATCTGGGCACCCGGATTTCAAGGTTGGCGATCACGTCTGGGGCATAACCGGATGGGAAGAATACACTCTCATCCCAAATCCAGGGTCCCTTTCCAAGATCAATCACCCGGAAATGCCTCTGTCTTACTACACAGGTGCTCTTG GCATGCCTGGGCTTAGTGCATACGCTGGATTTTATGATGTGGCCAAGCCTAAGAAAGGCGACTACGTCTTCGTTTCAGCGGCAGCAGGAGCTGTTGGTCAGATTGTTGGCCAGCTTGCTAAGTTCACTGGCTGCTATGTGGTTGGAAGTGCTGGTTCTGATGAGAAG GTAAATCTCCTGAAAACCAAGTTTGGCTTTGACGAAGCTTTCAATTACAAGAAAGAGCAGGATCTGAATGCTGCATTGCAGAG GTACTTCCCGGAGGGCATCGACATCTACTTCGAGAACGTGGGTGGCACAATGCTAGAAGCCGTGCTGCTCAACATGCGCGTGCACGGCCGCATCACTGTGTGTGGGATGATCTCTCAGTACAACCTGGAGCAGCCAGAGGGCGTACGAAACCTGTTGAGCTTGATCACCAAGCGTGTACGGATGGAAGGTTTCCTTGTCTCGGACTACTTGGGCGAGTACCACAGGTTCGAGGAGGAGATGGTGAGTTACCtcaaggatgccaagattgCCTATGTTGAGGACGTCGCCGAAGGGCTTGAGAATGCACCAGCAGCACTCATTGGGCTCTTCGCAGGGCGCAATGTTGGCAAGCAACTGGTCGCCGTTACCCGGGAGTAA
- the LOC101762803 gene encoding probable calcium-binding protein CML28 produces the protein MQEERASSSSMDSSELRRVFQMFDKNGDGQITKKELGESLRNLGIYIPDDELDATMGKIDANGDGCVDVEEFGMLYRSIVGEGQGADGAKRDEEEDMREAFNVFDQNGDGYITVDELRSVLASLGLKQGRTAEDCRKMISKVDGDGDGRVDFTEFKQMMRGGGFAALGR, from the coding sequence ATGCAAGAGGAGAGGGCCTCGAGCAGCAGCATGGACTCGTCGGAGCTGAGGAGGGTGTTCCAGATGTTCGACAAGAACGGCGACGGGCAGATCACCAAGAAGGAGCTGGGCGAGTCGCTCCGGAACCTCGGCATCTACATCCCCGACGACGAGCTCGACGCCACCATGGGCAAGATCGACGCCAACGGCGACGGCTGCGTGGACGTCGAGGAGTTCGGCATGCTCTACCGCTCCATCGTCGGCGAGGGCCAGGGCGCCGACGGCGCCAagcgcgacgaggaggaggacatgCGGGAGGCGTTCAACGTCTTCGACCAGAACGGCGACGGCTACATCACCGTCGACGAGCTGCGCTCCGTGCTGGCCAGCCTCGGCCTCAAGCAGGGCCGCACGGCCGAGGACTGCCGCAAGATGATCAGCAaggtcgacggcgacggcgacggccgcgtcGACTTCACGGAGTTCAAGCAGATGATGCGCGGCGGAGGGTTCGCCGCGCTAGGTAGGTGA
- the LOC101761711 gene encoding calcium-dependent protein kinase 29 produces MGNCCVARPSCKPRRGGGGDGRGGGAGNRGGRLGGANVRSHSTLSSISDAARAAAQPWTPLTVLGEGLAAAASAEELLRRYQLGEELGRGEFGLTRRCTDTTTGEVLACKSISKRKLRSSVDIEDVRREVAIMRSLPEHSSVVRLREAFEDGDAVHLVMEVCEGGELFDRIVSRGHYTERAAAAVIRTIMEVVLHCHKHGVMHRDLKPENFLYANTSENSPLKVIDFGLSVCFKPGDRFSEIVGSPYYMAPEVLKRNYGQEIDIWSAGVILYILLCGVPPFWAETDEGIAQAIIRSNIDFEREPWPKVSDNAKDLVRKMLDPSAYSRLTAQQVLEHPWIQNASAAPNIPLGEAVRSRLKQFTVMNKFKKKALLVVAEYLPAEELEAIKELFHMLDTNKDGHLTIEELRKGLQTIGHNVHDTDVDMLMEAADIDGNGTLDCKEFVTVSIHLKKIRSEDHLPKVFSYFDKNGSGYIEIEELKEALSPRGDQKAIDDIILDVDKDKDGKISYEEFELMMKAGMDWRNTSRQYSRAVYNTLSRKMFKDVSLKLDINNGPLGAVAPKEQQAVD; encoded by the exons ATGGGGAACTGTTGCGTGGCCCGACCGTCATGCAagccgcggcggggcggcggcggcgacggccgcggtggcggcgccggtaACCGTGGCGGGCGCTTGGGTGGCGCCAACGTGCGGTCCCACTCGACGCTGTCCTCGATCtccgacgccgcgcgcgccgcggcgcagCCATGGACGCCGCTGACCGTGCTGGGGGagggcctggcggcggcggccagcgccgaGGAGCTGCTCCGGCGGTACCAGCTCGGCGAGGAGCTGGGGCGCGGCGAGTTCGGGCTGACGCGGCGGTGCACGGACACGACCACCGGCGAGGTGCTGGCGTGCAAGTCCATCAGCAAGCGCAAGCTCCGGAGCAGCGTGGACATCGAGGACGTGCGGCGGGAGGTGGCCATCATGCGGTCGCTGCCGGAGCACTCGAGCGTCGTGCGGCTGCGCGAGGCCTTCGAGGACGGCGACGCCGTGCACCTCGTCATGGAGGTCTGCGAGGGCGGCGAGCTCTTCGACCGCATCGTCTCGCGCGGCCACTACaccgagcgcgccgccgccgccgtcatccgAACCATCATGGAGGTCGTCCTG CATTGCCACAAGCACGGCGTCATGCACCGGGACCTCAAGCCTGAGAACTTCCTGTATGCCAACACATCTGAGAACTCCCCTCTAAAGGTTATCGACTTCGGTCTCTCTGTGTGCTTCAAACCAG GTGACAGGTTCAGCGAGATCGTTGGATCCCCCTACTACATGGCTCCTGAAGTCCTGAAACGGAACTACGGACAAGAAATCGACATATGGAGCGCAGGGGTCATACTCTACATCTTACTATGTGGTGTCCCACCTTTCTGGGCTG AGACTGATGAGGGGATTGCACAGGCTATCATCCGGTCGAACATCGACTTTGAGAGAGAGCCATGGCCAAAGGTGTCAGATAATGCAAAAGATCTTGTCAGGAAGATGCTTGATCCGAGCGCCTATTCTCGGTTGACTGCCCAGCAGGTTCTAG AGCATCCTTGGATACAGAATGCCAGTGCAGCTCCCAACATTCCTCTTGGGGAAGCAGTGAGGTCCAGGCTGAAGCAATTTACTGTTATGAACAAGTTCAAGAAGAAGGCCTTGCTT GTGGTGGCAGAGTACCTACCAGCCGAAGAGCTTGAGGCAATCAAGGAGCtattccacatgttggacacCAACAAGGATGGGCACTTGACAATCGAAGAACTCAGGAAGGGACTGCAAACGATAGGGCACAATGTCCATGACACAGATGTGGATATGCTCATGGAAGCT GCAGACATAGATGGAAATGGGACCCTGGACTGCAAGGAGTTTGTGACAGTTTCCATTCACCTGAAGAAAATCCGTAGTGAGGATCACCTGCCCAAGGTATTCAGCTACTTCGACAAGAACGGGAGTGGATACATCGAGATCGAAGAGTTGAAGGAGGCCCTCTCTCCAAGAGGCGATCAGAAGGCCATCGACGACATCATCCTGGACGTCGACAAAGACAAG GACGGGAAGATCAGCTACGAAGAATTTGAGCTGATGATGAAAGCTGGAATGGACTGGAGGAATACATCGCGGCAGTACTCGAGAGCGGTTTACAACACCCTCAGCCGCAAAATGTTCAAGGACGTGTCCCTGAAGCTTGACATCAACAATGGGCCACTTGGTGCCGTGGCGCCGAAAGAACAGCAAGCGGTTGATTGA
- the LOC101762404 gene encoding uncharacterized protein LOC101762404 isoform X1: MAELADLAAAAEAPAPSLLSLCLDAVAAHLTRDSAGVGADRNGWAGGCCSGGGPGEFAEEVGEEAYDEHMGPEQVAEALPWELLHRLASRLPPAALESLHHAAHAGCCSSANTTAGLGGQNGDRRGIKRSRCEDFNTAWQSLFKLRWPLGVNAGHDSVAIVDWQQQYWEKHLQECLDEAAESAFLPSFCGGISESSISAKIMNFIYRSEDIPRQHSRLTNHLSRFGCYTRCLRLQGVLCTAETYDLLQHCKLERLMFIRIISEPEVSSVCLLLSCHAETLLSLEFIHCQLYPAVMDKICKAVLQEGSQSHGIKQFSIKSSRICETKPLTISAGLLKFLSSGKSLHLLSLHDTKMQSSFAQMIIHTLLESSCGLQTLEISENNIAGWLSKLNRSSTSSSLALKSNNSLNSLSVVNLRGNNLQQDDVVDLHKILIQMPNLRDLDISGNPIMDEGIRSLVPFISWAIQKENPLLKLRVENCDLSSIGVSELLECLTYVKQPLDVLSIADNPLGSSVAAVLAKFLGSHVRDLNIEDIDLGALGFQILEEALPMEVALSHINISKNRGGIRAAYFVSKLILQTPNLVSVNAAANILPPESLEVICNTLKQRTCNLERVDLTGNFHLSSTSFPAFLEFKKHGKPILVVPSNLSTCAPYDDDP; this comes from the exons ATGGCGGAGCTCGCGgatttggcggcggcggcggaggctccgGCACCAAGCTTGCTGTCGCTGTGCCTGGACGCGGTCGCCGCCCATCTCACCCGCGACAGCGCGGGCGTAGGCGCGGACCGAAATGGATGGGCAGGAggctgctgcagcggcggcggtccCGGCGAGTTCGCAGAAGAAGTCGGAGAGGAGGCGTACGACGAGCACATGGGGCCGGAGCAGGTCGCGGAGGCGCTTCCCTGGGAGCTTCTGCACCGGCTGGCGTCCCGGCTCCCTCCCGCCGCTCTCGAGTCGCTCCATCACGCCGCCCATGCCGG ATGCTGCTCTTCTGCTAATACAACTGCTGGACTTGGAGGGCAAAATGGTGACAGACGTGGGATAAAACGTTCAAG GTGCGAAGATTTCAACACAGCTTGGCAATCGTTGTTCAAACTTCGATGGCCCCTTGGTGTTAATGCTGGGCATGATAGTGTGGCCATTGTGGATTGGCAGCAACAGTACTGGGAAAAACATTTACAAGA GTGCCTGGATGAAGCTGCAGAGAgtgcctttcttccttctttttgtGGGGGTATTAGTGAGTCGAGTATATCAG CTAAAATCATGAATTTCATCTACCGCAGTGAGGACATCCCTCGACAGCATTCAAGATTAACAAATCATTTAAGCAGATTTGGTTGCTACACAAG GTGCTTGAGACTGCAAGGTGTTCTTTGCACTGCAGAAACTTAT GACTTGCTTCAACATTGCAAGCTGGAAAGATTAATGTTCATAAGAATTATATCAGAGCCTGAG GTTAGCAGTGTATGTCTGCTTCTGAGCTGCCATGCGGAGACACTGCTATCTCTTGAATTCATCCACTGCCAGCTTTATCCTGCTGTCATGGATAAAATATGCAAGGCTGTTTTGCAAGAGGGATCTCAAAGCCATGGAATCAAACAATTTAGTATTAAATCATCGCGTATCTGTGAAACCAAGCCTCTGACCATCTCAGCTGGTCTGTTAAAGTTTCTGTCATCTGGGAA GTCGTTGCACTTGCTGTCGCTCCATGATACTAAGATGCAGTCATCATTTGCTCAAATGATTATTCACACTCTCCTTGAGTCGTCATGTGGTTTACAAACTCTCGAGATATCAGAAAACAAT ATTGCAGGCTGGCTTTCGAAACTGAACAGAAGTTCTACAAGCTCCTCATTGGCACTGAAATCAAATAATTCTTTGAACTCCCTGTCCGTTGTTAACCTGAG GGGAAATAATTTGCAACAGGATGATGTTGTAGATCTTCACAAAATTCTAATACAAATGCCTAACTTAAGAGATTTGGATATAAGTGGCAATCCAATCATGGATGAAGGTATCAG ATCGTTGGTCCCTTTTATTTCATGGGCTATTCAAAAGGAAAATCCACTTTTGAAATTAAGAGTGGAGAATTGTGACTTGTCCAGTATTGGTGTCAGTGAACTTCTGGAGTGCCTCACATATGTTAAGCAACCACTTGATGTGCTATCTATAGCGGACAATCCTTTAGGGAG TTCTGTGGCAGCCGTATTGGCCAAATTCTTGGGTTCACATGTAAGGGATCTAAATATTGAAGATATTGACTTGGGAGCATTAGGTTTCCAAATTCTCGAGGAAGCATTACCAATGGAAGTAGCTCTTTCGCATATCAACATCAG TAAGAATCGTGGTGGGATCAGAGCAGCATACTTTGTTTCTAAATTAATATTGCAAACGCCAAACCTCGTCTCAGTCAATGCAGCAGCCAACATTTTACCGCCTGAATCATTGGAGGTCATTTGTAACACCTTGAAGCAGAGGACAT GTAATTTGGAGCGAGTGGATCTGACTGGCAACTTTCATTTGTCAAGCACTAGTTTTCCTGCATTCCTTGAATTCAAGAAGCATGGAAAGCCGATTCTGGTTGTCCCATCAAACTTGAGCACTTGTGCTCCATACGATGATGACCCATGA
- the LOC101762404 gene encoding NLR family CARD domain-containing protein 3 isoform X2, whose protein sequence is MKEEIIIMLIIPNARCCSSANTTAGLGGQNGDRRGIKRSRCEDFNTAWQSLFKLRWPLGVNAGHDSVAIVDWQQQYWEKHLQECLDEAAESAFLPSFCGGISESSISAKIMNFIYRSEDIPRQHSRLTNHLSRFGCYTRCLRLQGVLCTAETYDLLQHCKLERLMFIRIISEPEVSSVCLLLSCHAETLLSLEFIHCQLYPAVMDKICKAVLQEGSQSHGIKQFSIKSSRICETKPLTISAGLLKFLSSGKSLHLLSLHDTKMQSSFAQMIIHTLLESSCGLQTLEISENNIAGWLSKLNRSSTSSSLALKSNNSLNSLSVVNLRGNNLQQDDVVDLHKILIQMPNLRDLDISGNPIMDEGIRSLVPFISWAIQKENPLLKLRVENCDLSSIGVSELLECLTYVKQPLDVLSIADNPLGSSVAAVLAKFLGSHVRDLNIEDIDLGALGFQILEEALPMEVALSHINISKNRGGIRAAYFVSKLILQTPNLVSVNAAANILPPESLEVICNTLKQRTCNLERVDLTGNFHLSSTSFPAFLEFKKHGKPILVVPSNLSTCAPYDDDP, encoded by the exons ATGAAGGAAGAGATAATCATTATGCTTATTATTCCCAATGCCAGATGCTGCTCTTCTGCTAATACAACTGCTGGACTTGGAGGGCAAAATGGTGACAGACGTGGGATAAAACGTTCAAG GTGCGAAGATTTCAACACAGCTTGGCAATCGTTGTTCAAACTTCGATGGCCCCTTGGTGTTAATGCTGGGCATGATAGTGTGGCCATTGTGGATTGGCAGCAACAGTACTGGGAAAAACATTTACAAGA GTGCCTGGATGAAGCTGCAGAGAgtgcctttcttccttctttttgtGGGGGTATTAGTGAGTCGAGTATATCAG CTAAAATCATGAATTTCATCTACCGCAGTGAGGACATCCCTCGACAGCATTCAAGATTAACAAATCATTTAAGCAGATTTGGTTGCTACACAAG GTGCTTGAGACTGCAAGGTGTTCTTTGCACTGCAGAAACTTAT GACTTGCTTCAACATTGCAAGCTGGAAAGATTAATGTTCATAAGAATTATATCAGAGCCTGAG GTTAGCAGTGTATGTCTGCTTCTGAGCTGCCATGCGGAGACACTGCTATCTCTTGAATTCATCCACTGCCAGCTTTATCCTGCTGTCATGGATAAAATATGCAAGGCTGTTTTGCAAGAGGGATCTCAAAGCCATGGAATCAAACAATTTAGTATTAAATCATCGCGTATCTGTGAAACCAAGCCTCTGACCATCTCAGCTGGTCTGTTAAAGTTTCTGTCATCTGGGAA GTCGTTGCACTTGCTGTCGCTCCATGATACTAAGATGCAGTCATCATTTGCTCAAATGATTATTCACACTCTCCTTGAGTCGTCATGTGGTTTACAAACTCTCGAGATATCAGAAAACAAT ATTGCAGGCTGGCTTTCGAAACTGAACAGAAGTTCTACAAGCTCCTCATTGGCACTGAAATCAAATAATTCTTTGAACTCCCTGTCCGTTGTTAACCTGAG GGGAAATAATTTGCAACAGGATGATGTTGTAGATCTTCACAAAATTCTAATACAAATGCCTAACTTAAGAGATTTGGATATAAGTGGCAATCCAATCATGGATGAAGGTATCAG ATCGTTGGTCCCTTTTATTTCATGGGCTATTCAAAAGGAAAATCCACTTTTGAAATTAAGAGTGGAGAATTGTGACTTGTCCAGTATTGGTGTCAGTGAACTTCTGGAGTGCCTCACATATGTTAAGCAACCACTTGATGTGCTATCTATAGCGGACAATCCTTTAGGGAG TTCTGTGGCAGCCGTATTGGCCAAATTCTTGGGTTCACATGTAAGGGATCTAAATATTGAAGATATTGACTTGGGAGCATTAGGTTTCCAAATTCTCGAGGAAGCATTACCAATGGAAGTAGCTCTTTCGCATATCAACATCAG TAAGAATCGTGGTGGGATCAGAGCAGCATACTTTGTTTCTAAATTAATATTGCAAACGCCAAACCTCGTCTCAGTCAATGCAGCAGCCAACATTTTACCGCCTGAATCATTGGAGGTCATTTGTAACACCTTGAAGCAGAGGACAT GTAATTTGGAGCGAGTGGATCTGACTGGCAACTTTCATTTGTCAAGCACTAGTTTTCCTGCATTCCTTGAATTCAAGAAGCATGGAAAGCCGATTCTGGTTGTCCCATCAAACTTGAGCACTTGTGCTCCATACGATGATGACCCATGA